DNA sequence from the Falco peregrinus isolate bFalPer1 chromosome 16, bFalPer1.pri, whole genome shotgun sequence genome:
AATCCAAACTGTTTGAAAAGATTAAGGAAGGCTACTATGAGTTCGAGTCTCCGTTTTGGGATGATATCTCCGAGTCAGGTAAAGCTCCATCAGGTAAAGCCCTGCGCTCCCCCCACAAGCTGCCACCCAGAGCCCAGTGACCTGTGGGCACGAGCCTGCACCAGCCCCCACACACCCCGGACACCCCCCGAACGCCCTTCGCTTGCTTCGGCAGGGATGGGAAAGGATGAATCACTGAACTGAGTCACCCACACAGCAGCAACCCCCCCAGCCATGGGAATCGGTTGCAGAGGCTCCTGGCACTGCGGTAGTGGGGGGATGACACCAAAGCCAGGCTGCACTGGCAGAGCTTGGGGTACTTTGCAACCTGCCTGTAATGCAGCATCCTCGGCTGAAGCCTCTCTTAAACATAACccagtttttcagaaatgatAAGTGACCTCAGAGTGGGCTTAGGTTTCCCTTAGAATTAGAGGAACTCCAGGGCGGGTAACCTtatttttctggggttttttctcttcccctttgcTTGTCTTCCCATCAAATCACACTTTCTTGCAGCAACGCAGCGAGCCGTGTCAGCCACCACTGCACACTTCCACCAGACTAATCTGCTTGTGGAGCTCGCCTGCACCGAGTTTACTGAAGCCAGCATCTTAGCAGCGTATTTTGAACATCAATCTTTTGTACATACAAACAAAACTAGCAGGAGGTTTGTTAGGACTTATTAACAAACACCACAACCctcctttcaaaaaaagaaaacaagatttttttaaaaaggagggaTGTAGGTGCTCTTTAAAGCAACTTCTACATCTGCTCAGTTTGCAGTGTCTTATGGGTTTTAGAGTTATTCTTTAGCTGAATAATTCATCTCAAATTCACATAATCTAAGCGTGAAGTTTGGTACATCCCTGGCTAACATTTTTTCATCTGGAGCCCTTCACTACAAAAATCTCCCTTTAATGGAGTGATGAAGCTGTACCAACACCTCCTTCCCGGGGCTGACCCTTACGATGTTTATGCACTAGCGTTTGCCCCGTCTGTTAGGATCGCACCTCGGAACACGGACGAAATaaccttttctctctgcttctcctcccctcccacacAGCCAAGGATTTCATCAGACACTTACtggagaaaaacccaaacaagagGTTTACCTGTGAAGAAGCCCTGCGGCACCCATGGTGAGGGGACCGGGGCCCCGGCAGTAGCTGGTGGCCTCGGGGATTTACCAGCCTCCGCATCGGGCTCCGTGTCCTCGGTGGTAGCTGCGAACAGGGGTGTCTCCCCAGCCCCCCTTATTAACGTCACCACCTGCCCCCGCGTGGCCCTGGGTGTTCCTTTTTTGtgtgcaaagaaagaaaatgatgaaTAATTAAAGATGCAATTTGTGCATATTTGCCTCCATAAACAGAGGCAAAGAAGAAATCCCATCCCAAGCTTTTCCAAGCTTTgaagtgtgtgtttgtgttacattttgttgctgtttttcctttgggtttaATTATTGCTGATTGAACGTACAAAGCAGTTAGTTGCCTCCAGAATGCGGAATGCCTTACAAATGCCATCTGCCTACGAGcccattttcttctctccccatcTGCAGGATTAATGGAAATACAGCCCTTCACCGTGACATATACCCATCTGTCAGCGCTCAGATTCAGAAAAACTTTGCAAAGAGCAAATGGAGGGTAAGTCGTTTGCTGGTGGGAGCCTAGAGCCACTTCGCTAACAAACGCCAGTTGCTGCCACCTAGCAATAAGCAAGGCTTCAGCCCTGTGGGTAAGCACCCAAAAGCTGAGATCCTCCAAAGGCTGCCTGAAAATTGTGTGTGGTTCCTCTTTATACTATGTTTGGACCAATATTCCCTGCTGCAACACATACTGGTAGGTTCGCCACAAACATTGCGCTGGAGTGGCCTCACCAAGAAAGtaatggggagggggaaagaaataaTTGCCTTTATACTGAGGGAGTGAAATTGATGCTCCATCAGCAGGTCTTTCAGGGAGCTTAAcccagcttttcctcctttcagccTCAAAGATAAGTTGGTACTTCATTTATATCAAGAATTTTAGTCAGAATTTAGGTGGAGAGAAAAATGCCATTAAGAAGCACGTGTAcaatagcattttaaatatgttcAAAATTCAGCTCTAGTCTCCATTTCACACTGTGGGGTAATTTACAGCTGTTCCCCCCGATTTCCTCATGTAGAAGTGGTTGTAATCTTCAAAAGCATCAGCAGTTTGCACTCAGTGGAAACTACGATGTTTACGCCAGGAACAAGCACATCCCACTTCCCACATATTGTGCAAACAGACAGTGCGTGCTAACCGGGACAGTActgtcccccccctccccacacacagccATTGCCCTCAGGGGGCCAGTCTGCTGGCCCGCAGCACCCACCCAGCCTGGCATCCCCCAGTGCTCACTGTGGGCTTTTTGTCTTCTTCCCCAGCAAGCCTTCAACGCCGCAGCCGTCGTGCACCACATGAGAAAGCTCCACATGAACGGTCATGCGGCGGCTGAAAACAGCCCCCCGGTTATACAAGTCTCAGAGGCGTCCAGACCCGACACAGCCATGGTGGCCACCCAGCCAGAAGCACCAAATGAAGACAAGGATGCATCGCTCCCCCTGGTCCCCACGCAGGGCTGCCCGAACCCTCCCACGCAGCTGGAGCAAGACACAGGAATGACAGAGACGAAGCTGCAAAGCCACTCGGAGAACGGAGCACTGCCCGCGGGCAGCCACCTGGTCCTGCCGGATAACTATAGCCCACCCACCAGAACTTCTTGTGGCTGCAGTCCAGCCTGCATGGGGCACGAGAAAACAAAGACCTCCTTCTGCTCCGAGACTGTGCTGcttaaaaaatctgcaaaatccCAGTAGGTATCCCAGTCATTAGCCATAACTTCCAATGAGGTGTACGGGAATAACCATCTCGGGAAGGAGTTCCTTGGCACATAAGTTGCCAGCCCAGGTGGAAGTagaaaggagggaggaataAGGACAGAAGCAGATGCTTTGGCTGGCCAGGTAGCAGTGCCCAGCCAAGCGTCTTCCATGCTCGTACCAGCATCAGGTGAGGCACATCGCGCAGGCAGCGTGGCAAAGCTTCAGGGAGCTGAGGCAGCAGGCTCCGCTGCCACGCTCCAGTGGCTCCAGCCCATTTGCTTTCCAGAAACTGAAACTGCCGGTGGTTAAAGCTGCTGATGCCAATTTTTCAGCTGGTGCCAAGCGACTGgaccctgcctttgctgcagtgTTGACTCGCACCCAGCTaagctttgctttcagcagctgatgttctttgcattaaaaacaCAATTTCAGTTCACCTGCAGAATGATTGTAAatattgctgtttctcttttttcttttcttttccgATTCTTCCATTTCAAAGCAGTCATTTCAAATCAGAAGTTATTGTTCCAATGAAAACCAGTAAACACTCTTCTCACTGTGGCACTGGGCAAACTGGAGTCTGTTTGATCATGTGATAAGGAGGCAGCCACTGGGCTCCCCACATCGCCAGCGGTAAGTGATCTGCAACCCAATCACcagctgcttttaattaataCCATTATGgcataaaaaagggaaaggcagaaacagCAAAGTGATTGTACATGAAATAAATTGACTTACAGGCtttttgcaacagaaaaagcCTTAACTAAAACATCTTTTAAGGAAGAAATCATCTTTCAGCCTCCATTAAGGCCAGCCCAGTGATTCTGAATTTGACTTCTACATTTACAACAGGGTTGCCCCAGGAATGTGTGCGGGGAAGCCAAGCATGGACCTGTCATATCGAACCCTACTATTACTCAAAGCTACTCACTGGGAATCACACTGGAATGAAACAGCTCCATCAGCTGGTATTGGGGCTTTTCAGCTGGGTCTCAGCTATGGGCACGAGCAAAGGGCTGACAACAGGTTGCTGGCCCGCGGCTGAGCGCAGGCGGGACATCGCTGCAGCCCGAGGGGCTGTGCCCTTTCCCAGGTTGGGTCCAGGCAGGTCAGCTGAAGGTGCTTTGTCACCAGAGTAGAGCATGGAGGGGTTCGCTTTGTAGCTGAGCAGAGCACACTCAAAATCCTGTTTGACTACAGCTTGGATTAATTCCGGACTAGCTAAATCGTTATCATTTGTACCACATGATATATGAGCGGTAAGAAGCATTGCTATTAGATCCTGCAATAAAGAATGTTCCTCAAAGGTGAGCATATGCTAGCACAGCTCTCCACAAAAGCTCCATAAAGTGAGCTACCTGTCATATTTTATGGCACTGCCTACTGATGAGATTGTAGGAACGGGACTGTAATATACAAAGGATTACTAGAAGAGACAAATGCAAGTAAAATCTACTATAGGCTCCAAAAAGATCCATTCCAATGATCAGACATGTAACAACCCTTTATAACTAGGGCACACAAAGAGATCTAAGCTGTCCCTAACACCCATGCTACTGCTTATTAACAGAGCACGTTCTGAAGGCAGCAGTCTAGTGAAACAAGTTCAATCCTCAACAGAATTTCTCTCtcttgcagaaacagaagggCTGTTTTACTCTTTTCTGCACTTCAAAGCCAGACATCAGCAGTGCAAGCAAGAAAGGAGGCTGtgtcctgccaggagcaggcaggcagcagcgtcTCAGAAAGCAGCAACCGACTGGTTACAAGCAGCACGTTAGTCCCAGGAATCCATCCATGCAGTGACCTTGGAGTGTTTCTGGATCGTTAAAGCTGGGAGAAGGCAACGCAAAGTCTGAGGCTACTGCTAGCATATTCAGTGTATATTATCCATACATTGCTCAGTGCTAtaagcttttgtttctgtacaCTGTTTAGTTGTCCAATGCATAAGAAGTGCACTGCACAATGTAAATCCTATAAACCAAAGCCATGTAGAGTTTTACTCAGTGGCAGGtcaattatttttacagtcttCACCCTATTCACTCCCTGGGTTTTGGTTACTCTCAGGCTTCGGCACTCTGGAGTTCAGCATCCACCAGCTGCCCGGGCTGCGCAGTTCTCACTTCAGCTACAAGAGGAGAGACAACCTGCTAGCAACCTCCATATGTCTGATAATAATCACAGCAAGGTCTAAGTTTCCTGCTTCCAAGTCTGTAATTGCACAATAAATACTTGCTTAATAAAGCTGACTTTTGTTTTGTAAAGTGCCTCTTGGTTATTCACAGAAATTTGATGTGGAAATGGTCTGTTAAGTCCCTTGTAAAGCATTCCCCGTGCATCTGCAGTCCTGCTCACTCTGGTGTTTTTCTGGCAAATAAGCAAATTGTGGTGGGAAGTCAAACAAGACATTTGACTTCACCTTTGAGTACGAGATTGTGTTCCTCTTATTTGTATAGATACAACGGAGATAAAATCCTCCATTTCTGTGGTCTGGTTATTTGAAGAAAGATCTAGGAGAGAAGTACTGAAGCCACAGCAAGTTTTAAGGATTAACTGTAATATAGATAAAGGTATTAAAAGACCCCACATGAGGGTTTTAATTTGAACCATGAAACTCAGCTTGAAGAGCTTGAATTGgctaaaacaaagaacaaaagaaaaagaaatactttcttgGTTTATAAAGCCCTGTGGAAATAACAGCTTTggggatatttttatttgccatcGGAGACCGATGTCTCTCCCCCCGTTTCCCCCAACCACCGGGCAGCTTCGGCCAGGCCAGCCAAGGTTAGCCCTCTCCGTGGGGTTGCTCCTTTGGCTCAGTGCAGCTGTTTTCCAGAGGTACAGAGACTCCATTTGCTAAAAATAGGCACATGAGAACTCCAGCCAGAAAATGGGAATAAATACACAAGTCAGtgtctgcagagaaggaaagcaacGCCGCTGGGGCGCCCGCTCAGGAGCAGCTCTCGTAGTAGGCCACTTGCGTGTTGATGGCGTCCCGGATCCTGCCCACCCGCTCCTCCAGGCCCGACAGCCTGGCCGACTTGGACACCAAAGCCTTGTTGCTTTCCTGAATTTCTGTCTGTAAAGCTGAGGAGAGAGGGCAGGAAAGGGTTGTGCAGCTGGACGGGAGGGAGACACCAAGGCCATTGCCCTCCCCAGCAGGTTGGGCTGAGCCTCCACCTCCCTCCTGCACAGCTCTGGTGGGGCAAGAAAAACGCCGACCATCTTGCGttcccccttctcccctgccaaaaaaaaaaccccgaaacgACTGCTCCGAACAAAGCCATTAGTTTTGAATGCTTAAAAACGGAAGCGAGCACGTGGAGGAAAAGGGGGGCACAATGGCACCGCATGCAGGGGGTCCCTTCCACGGCGGCACGCCCCCCCTTGCAAACTCTAAATTTactggcacagcaccagcagaTACAGCCCAAATCTGCACCGTCTCACTGCCAAAAGCATGTCGTCTTCCTCGTAATTCTTTTCCCCTCACCCCTCTGGGAGTCCAAAGCCTTTCCCCAGTGCATGAGATCATTACAGTGAGTTCACAAAGAGTCTTACTTTCCATCCTGAGCATTATGGCCGAAGTCTCCTCAAAAAGAGCCTGTGCCTCCAGGTCTATGCTTTgcaccctgctgccctgctctcccagtgctgggctctgctccaTCCTTCTCTTCAGCTCAGCGTACATTTGTTTCACTTGTTCGAAAGCCTGTGGAAAAGCAAATAAGGAGTACAGGTAGTATCAAGCGAATAGactgggggggggaaggggattTTCCAGTGTTGAAaccattttaaatattaaacagaCACTGTGCTAGAGCTCTGTCACTGTGCTATCGTACAAACGCTTCACAGTTTGTGATGTTCTCTCAAAGATGCTGACCGACAGCTGTAtgggctgctctgcctcagGCAGGAGATACAGCAAAAATAAGTTTCCAGCAAAAGGCATCAGGATTGAGAAAGGTCCTGGAAAAATTCAGTAGTGGGATACCGTGCGTGACATTAATAAGTGACACAACAGCAGGCGAGCCACAGCTTGAACAGGAAAACCTCTTTGTCTTGTCTAAAACCCACGCCAGGACGCAGCCGGCTCTGCTGTCTAACGGCAGCGGGGAGGcggcaggcagctgtgcccaccCCGGCCGGTGGCCAGCCGGAGCCCCGTACCTGCTGCGCGCCCCTGGCCTGCTCGCCCGCCACCCCAGCCGTCTGCTGCGCGTCGGTGGCCCGCAGGCGGTTCTGGTCCGCGCCGCGCTGCAGCTGTGAGAGCCTCTCCATCAGCACGTCCAGCTGGCTTGCCATGGACTTCACACTCTTGTCAGCTGGACCAAGAACAGCCTCAATCTACAAGCAGAGTGCTCCATGTTAAGGAAATCAAatccaaaccccaaaccccgctgctgatggtttttttcctctgcgCTGCCCAACAGGTATGTCGCAGAAGTGGGCTTTCAGCAGGCagcgcagcagccccagctcctgcaggccCCAGCAGGGACCATGACTGGAGCTTGGAGAAGCACACAagtgaggcacagcagaaagaagagatttttacagcaaaagcaTCACCAGATCCCCTTTCCCGGCTGCATGGTGCAGGACTCTACCAAGCAGGGAAGTTTCAAAGGAGCAGTGAGCAGGGCACAGTATCGTTATCTGGAAGTCACTGAGCATCACTCACTTCATCAATGCGCTCCTGGATGAACCGAAGGGAAGAGCCAGAGCCCCTGATAGCGCCCTGGGCCTCCAGGAGCACTGTGTTTGCTCGCCGCAGGTTCCTGACCACCTCTTCCATGTTGCCCTCCACAGCATTCGCCCTGTTCCTGGGGAAACATGGGAAACAGCCAGGAGTGAGTGCGGGTAATTGCATGGACTGGAAGTCAAGGTTGCAGAGACAAAAGAAGGAAGCTTGAGAAGCATCAGGATGGTTATTGAGAAGGTTGCAACCTCTCTCACACAAAAGCCACAAACCCCCACATCTGGACACACTGCACTCCAGCAGGTTTCAAGAGAAGTGTCAGTTCCACCTCATACCCCCATGCAGAGGAGACAAACTGAGAAGGGGAGAGAAACACCTTCCTTCAAACTAGTTAGACGCATTTATTTTGAGGCAGTGCAAGAAAAAGTATTGAAGGGAAAGCAATAACCACTGAACCGGTTTCAGTGAATACTTTTCTGCTTGCAGTGGGGCTGttcaggaaagccaggctccctTGGCTCATCATTTCCAGCAGGTTAAGCAGGTGTCAGACACTACCAAGGAGTTTACATACTTATCCCACTAACCTTCTCTCTGGGATATTGCTGCAAGTCAACATGTGACAAAGTAGATGCTCCAAATTTGCAAGGACACtctgtaattactttttaagGAACCATGGGATAATCCTCCCAACTTTCACCCAGAAAACAAATAGCCCATTTAATCTCCTCATGCTCTCTTGTGCAATTTAGGATGTAGGTCACCGATATCAAGTAATACTAGGGCAATCCTGTCATCTCTCATCACAGGGACTCAAGAGATAGAGAAAAGCCTCCATTACTTTTGGTAAAGACCTTGTTTTGTTCTCGTATCTATAACAGCAACTACTTATTCTTGGCAGCCAGGTTTTCTTGTTGGTACTGGGGCACCAGGGAGGTGTCTGTGGAGACTGCAGACTCATTCTTTTAGGCACCATACGGACATAAGATGATCCTGGCCTAAAACTTCAGATTATGCAAGATTTCAACCCAACTGAGAACCACCACGTTCACTCCAGCTGAGTAACCCTCAGCTGCCAAAAACCCTTGAACCCCAACCGACCTGGCTTGTTCAGcctcctgctgaagctgcttGGCCTTTGCGATGTCCTCGGCTGTCTGGGCAAGTATGCTCTCTGGGCACTGCAGCTTAGTCGCCAATTTTTGGATCTCAGTCATTTTTctcaggacagcagcagcatccgTGGGGAGACGTAAGGAGAGAACAGACTCACTGATTTCCTGGATAGTGGCAGGGTCCGTGTCCTTGTCTACAGAGCAAAGGGGCAGACAGTGTCagagaagggagaggggaaaggtGGGAGTACAAATGCAAAGGAGGATgagggcagccagccagccatgcGTGCTCTCCACACAGTCTCTTCATTTCAGACAGCTGCCAGGATCCACCTGAATCTAATCCCCTTGAATTCAATGTGCTTCTCATTCACATCGGCAAAACTTTCAGGAAGGGACTGCAATGACACCTTTAATTTGGCAATGAGAACACCATGGCTAAGCCCAGGGCACAGTCAGGTACACCTCACTGAGCAGATGAGGTTGTGTGTCAAGACAAgcccttttttatttcacaaataaaagttaataaatCTGAGGAATCAGAAGCAGGCAGAGCCCAAGGGACATTAGCCCAGCGATTAGCTCAAATATCTTCACTCATCATTAACACCAGGCAGCACTGAGTGACCTGATTCTCTTATTCAGCTAATGCTCGTGAGGCTCATTATGTTATTACAATCTGTCTGCGAACAATAAGTCATCCCGTTGGTTTATAGGACAACAAGGAATTCTCGTCCGATTAATAGCCTGCTCCAGAGAAGGTTAGTCTGTTTATCTCCTGTCAGGGAGCACTGCCGGTGAGCTTCTCTGTGTCGGGTCAATGCCGACCGCAAATCCTGGGGGAGCGCCCGCCATGGGGATGGGTTTGCCCCCGAGCCCTGGAGATGGCACAAGGCACCGTGGCAGAGAGCGGGACTCGAAGCGAGCTGTGGTCCGTGCTACAGACAAAAGCCCACCTCCTCCACGGCTTCCCACTTGCCTTAATTCAGCTCATTGTTTTAGAGGTAATATTTGAGAGCTGCTCCTGGGGGGATGTTGGAGACCCCTCCACAAAGTCCCAGGTACAGAAGGTCAAGGCCATGCGGTACCTCCTGCTCTGTGGACCTCATAGATGGCTCCCAAACACCTCTGTAAGGAAGCGGACAGGACTTGCCCTGGTGGCACTGCAGGGAAGTTGACACAGATAAAACAGTCGGGATTAATTTGCGTCAATCTGAACGCACAGTTCAGCCTGAGCAAATCAGCTGGCCAAACTGCAATTGCTGACAGTCAGACTTGTGTACTGCTgaaatttcttctctgtttttcagaaaacactgtccaagcctgccttgctgcctcAGAGGATGTGCACTACCTTTGTGACATAAATACCCACCTGCAGATAAACTGGATACGTGAGAGCTTAACTGGGGGTGAGCCATTCAGCTGCCTCCCTTGTACTGTACTCTCATACATAACATTACTGTAAAAAATAGGGTTTTTCCACACACAAATCAACCTGCATACACATGCTTTACAGATTCTAGAGTGCTACCTGACAAGAAGTTCCGAACTTGCTG
Encoded proteins:
- the CAMK1G gene encoding calcium/calmodulin-dependent protein kinase type 1G isoform X1; the encoded protein is MGRKEEDDSSSWKKQTSNIRKTFIFMEALGSGAFSEVFLVKQRSTGKLFALKCIKKSPLTRDSSLENEIAVLKKIKHENIVTLEDIYESTTHFYLVMQLVSGGELFDRILERGVYTEKDASVVIHQVLTAVKYLHENGIVHRDLKPENLLYLTPEENSKIMITDFGLSKMEQNGIMSTACGTPGYVAPEVLAQKPYSKAVDCWSIGVITYILLCGYPPFYEETESKLFEKIKEGYYEFESPFWDDISESAKDFIRHLLEKNPNKRFTCEEALRHPWINGNTALHRDIYPSVSAQIQKNFAKSKWRQAFNAAAVVHHMRKLHMNGHAAAENSPPVIQVSEASRPDTAMVATQPEAPNEDKDASLPLVPTQGCPNPPTQLEQDTGMTETKLQSHSENGALPAGSHLVLPDNYSPPTRTSCGCSPACMGHEKTKTSFCSETVLLKKSAKSHSHFKSEVIVPMKTSKHSSHCGTGQTGVCLIM
- the CAMK1G gene encoding calcium/calmodulin-dependent protein kinase type 1G isoform X2, coding for MGRKEEDDSSSWKKQTSNIRKTFIFMEALGSGAFSEVFLVKQRSTGKLFALKCIKKSPLTRDSSLENEIAVLKKIKHENIVTLEDIYESTTHFYLVMQLVSGGELFDRILERGVYTEKDASVVIHQVLTAVKYLHENGIVHRDLKPENLLYLTPEENSKIMITDFGLSKMEQNGIMSTACGTPGYVAPEVLAQKPYSKAVDCWSIGVITYILLCGYPPFYEETESKLFEKIKEGYYEFESPFWDDISESAKDFIRHLLEKNPNKRFTCEEALRHPWINGNTALHRDIYPSVSAQIQKNFAKSKWRQAFNAAAVVHHMRKLHMNGHAAAENSPPVIQVSEASRPDTAMVATQPEAPNEDKDASLPLVPTQGCPNPPTQLEQDTGMTETKLQSHSENGALPAGSHLVLPDNYSPPTRTSCGCSPACMGHEKTKTSFCSETVLLKKSAKSHHFKSEVIVPMKTSKHSSHCGTGQTGVCLIM